One genomic window of Cygnus olor isolate bCygOlo1 chromosome 3, bCygOlo1.pri.v2, whole genome shotgun sequence includes the following:
- the TMEM63A gene encoding CSC1-like protein 1, with amino-acid sequence MSLSLFLGFGHSHLAYYWNRSVPFNSTNETYCYSTARGSTVLQGVTFGGIPTVLLLDVTCFVIFMFLFSTIRKRFWDYGRVALVSETESELRYNRLSVSSLVPEALEYDSGFCSWMTAAFRMHDDEIHDRCGEDAIHYLAFQRHIICLLIAVSVLSVGVILPVNLSGDLLVKDPYSFGRTTIQNLETGNNLLWLHTFFAVVYLILTVVFMRHHMKAVTYKEENIVKCTLFITGLPKNANQETIQGHFTAAYPTCTVLEVQLCYDVARLIYLFKKRKQAEKSLTYYKHLHQKHGKRVQINPKPCGQFCCCEMRGCEREDAVDYYTRVTNELMEEFSKEEQAVQNKPLGMAFVTFQEKSMATYILKDFNACKCEGINCKGEPQPSSYSKELCVSNWKVKYAPYPENICWNNLSVRGLKWWFRWFCINLFLFIVLFFLTTPSIIISTMDKFNVTKPIHYLNNPIISQFFPTLLLWSFSALLPTIVYYSTLLESHWTKSAENRIMMHKVYIFLIFMVLILPSLGLTSLDFFFRWLFDRESSDSAIRLECVFLPDQGAFFVNYVIASAFIGNGMELLRLPGLILYTIRMIMAKSTAERKNIKQQQAFEYEFGAMYAWMLCVFTVVMAYSITCPIIVPFGLIYILLKHMVDRYNLYYAYLPAKLEKKMHFAAVNQALAAPILCLLWLYFFSFLRLGFKAPTSMFTFLVVNITIAICVAYSCFGCFKHLSPLNYKIEDVQCESGNNTDVRTIPASSMYIPRVLHPHSTERTMLAQKEQPSYGTMDNSSS; translated from the exons atgagccTTTCCTTGTTTCTGGGTTTTGGACATTCTCATCTAGCCTACTACTGGAATAGAAGTGTACCTTTCAACTCAACAAATGAGACATACTGCTACAGCACAGCCCGGGGCAGCACGGTGCTCCAGGGAGTAACTTTTGGTGGAATCCCAACTGTCCTGCTGCTTGATGTAACCTGCTTTGTT attttcatgtttttgttttccactatAAGAAAGAGATTCTGGGACTATGGTCGTGTTGCTCTGGTGTCAGAAACTGAAAG tgaattgAGATACAACCGGTTGTCAGTATCTTCGTTGGTACCTGAAGCTCTTGAATATGACAGT GGGTTTTGTTCCTGGATGACAGCTGCTTTTCGGATGCA CGATGATGAGATTCATGACAGATGTGGTGAAGATGCCATACATTACCTTGCCTTCCAGCGTCACATCATCTGTTTGTTGATTGCTGTCAGCGTTTTGTCTGTGGGTGTCATATTGCCTGTCAACTTATCGGGTGATCTACTTg TTAAAGATCCCTATAGTTTTGGAAGAACAACTATACAAAACTTAGAAACTGG TAACAATCTTCTTTGGCTGCACAcgttttttgctgttgtttacCTGATTCTGACTGTTGTCTTCATGAGACATCACATGAAGGCAGTCacatataaagaagaaaacata gttAAGTGCACATTGTTTATAACTGGTCTTccaaaaaatgcaaatcaaGAGACCATACAAGGTCATTTCAC tgctgcCTACCCAACCTGTACTGTGCTGGAGGTCCAGCTATGTTATGATGTAGCCAGgcttatttatctatttaaaaaaag gaaacaggcagaaaaaagcCTGACTTACTATAAGCATTTGCATCAGAAGCATGGCAAGCGGGTCCAAATCAACCCTAAGCCATGTGGTCAGTTCTGCTGTTGTGAAATGAGAGGATGTGAAAGG GAGGATGCTGTAGATTATTATACTAGAGTTACAAATGAACTGATGGAAGAATTCTCAAAGGAGGAACAAGCTGTTCAAAATAAACCACTGGGAATGGCATTTGTAACGTTTCAAGAGAAATCCATGGCAACCTA CATCCTTAAGGACTTCAATGCCTGCAAATGTGAGGGTATTAATTGTAAAGGAGAACCACAGCCATCATCCTACAGCAAGGAGCTCTGCGTATCAAACTGGAAGGTTAAATATGCTCCATATCCTGAGAATATATGTTG GAATAATCTTTCGGTGCGTGGTCTGAAATGGTGGTTTAGATGGTTTTgcattaatttgtttctttttattgtgctgttttttcttaccACTCCGTCCATAATCATTTCAACCATGGACAAGTTCAATGTCACTAAACCTATTCACTACCTTAAT AATCCCATCATCAGTCAGTTTTTCCCAACGCTCTTGCTTTGGTCCttctcagctttgctaccaACAATTGTCTATTACTCAACATTGCTGGAGTCCCACTGGACAAA ATCTGCAGAGAACAGAATAATGATGCATAAAGTCTACATATTTCTGATCTTCATGGTATTGATTCTGCCTTCCCTTGGTCTGACCAG TCTTGATTTTTTCTTCCGTTGGCTGTTTGACAGAGAATCATCTGATTCTGCCATTAGGCTAGA ATGTGTCTTTTTGCCTGACCAGGGAGCATTCTTTGTGAACTACGTGATTGCCTCTGCTTTCATTGGCAATGGGATGGAGCTACTGCGCCTACCTGGACTCATCCTTTATACCATACGCATGATAATGGCCAAGtccacagcagaaagaaaaaatattaaacag cAACAAGCATTTGAATATGAATTTGGAGCGATGTACGCATGGATGTTGTGTGTGTTCACTGTCGTCATGGCCTATAGCATTACGTGTCCCATCATTGTCCCATTCG ggTTAATATATATACTCCTGAAGCACATGGTTGACCGCTACAACCTTTACTATGCATATCTCCCTGCCAAGCTGGAAAAGAAGATGCACTTTGCAGCAGTGAACCAGGCTCTTGCAGCTCCAATTCTCTGCCTTTTATGGctctattttttctcatttttgcgACTGG GCTTTAAAGCACCTACAAGCATGTTTACCTTCCTGGTTGTCAACATCACAATCGCTATTTGCGTGGCTTATTCTTGTTTTGGCTGTTTCAAGCATCTGAGCCCACTGAATTATAAG ATAGAAGACGTGCAGTGCGAAAGCGGAAACAACACAGATGTACGAACCATCCCAGCGTCTTCT ATGTACATCCCCCGAGTTTTGCATCCTCATTCTACAGAAAGGACGATGCTTGCCCAAAAGGAGCAGCCATCATATGGCACCATGGACAACAGTAGTTCATAG